The genomic window AATGATGGTAGCGAGGGGCACATGGTGAGTTTGCCCGGGGGGCAATGTTTATTTCGCTATTCATTAACTCATGAAGATGAGGCGAGGATTTTTCAAGGCGTGCAATTTTTAGCCCAACTACTTTTTAAAGGCGGTGCTAAAAAGGTGCATTTACCGATTCAAGGGCAACGTTTTGAGGTGAATCGTGCTGCTGATTTGGAAAATATTTCGGTTAAAGACTTTGCCCGTTCTAAATTGGAGATTCGGGCGTTTCATCCTTTGGGAACCTGCCGAATGGGTAAAGATTTTGCGGCCGGGGTTTGCGATGTGAATCACCGAGTGTTTGGAGTCGAGGGTTTGTATATTTGCGATGGGAGTGTGATTCCAACACCGCTAGGGGTCAACCCTCAAATGACCATCATGGCCTTGGCCACCCGCCTTGCCAATCGATTGTTACACTAAAAATCCTAAATCCGGTAACTTCAAGATTACCGCAAGTTGAAACCACACATACATTTCGTTTGATTCATTGCTTTTTTGTGCTTAAACAGGTATAAGACGCGGTAATTTAATACTTTCAAAAGAGGATCTTATGGGAGAGATGCTTACGTGGGAAGAAGTACAAGGAAAATATCAAGAACAGTGGGTAGCGTTTACGGAGTGGGAAGAAAATGAACATGGCGATGTAATTAAGGGATACGTTGCCTACAGCCACCCCAGCCAAAAAGTTTTTTACGACTACCTAAAAACCCACCTTCGGCCAAAATGGAAAAAAATTGCCAGCCTCTATACTGGAAATGTCCAGGGGCCATTCTTCCTTGATGTATGAACAAAATTGAATCTTACCGTTATGATCCACGCAAAGACATTATTCATATTCCTGGTTATATTTGGGGGCCATTGGGGGAACAGCGTGTCAAGTTAGCTTTTGATCCCGGGGCCTATCGGACTATTGTCAATACTTCCTTGACCGACTCTCTTGGTTATCAGGCAAATCCAAAAAGTAGGGGCGTGAGCACTTCATCAATCGTTGGTCGGGAATGGGGCTATACACTTGTTGTGCAAAAATTATCTATTCTCAGTTTTGAATTTGCCAATGTAGAAATTGCCTGTTTTGATCTTCCTGAAAAATACGACATTGATGGCCTTATTGGATTGGATCTCATCGAGAAATTTGAAATTACTCTAAGACACAAAGATCGTTGGATTCAGTTTCGGTTATTAGACTAGTTTAAGCTGCAGTTTGTAAATCCTATATTGACAACTTCCCGTCATTTCTTGCAGATAAGTAGGTGCCTGGACAGGAGGAATTTATGTATCGATGGATGATGGGAGGGGTGTTTGTTTTTGCAATAATAACAATGATTGGGTGCTCGAACAATCAAGCGAGCGATCCGTTACAAACTACCGAAAATCCTACCCCGACTCCTAGTCCAACTAGCCCACCACCTCCAACCGTTACACCTGAGGATACGGTGATTGGTATAAAATTTACCGAAGTGGGGGATGAGTTTTCGGCACCGATGTTAGTGGATTTAGAATTTTTGCCTGGCACCAATGGCGAGCTTATTACGATTAGTTTAGATGGCAATATTTATTACCTTACCAGCGATTTCAAAATTCTTTCGCAATCACAAAATTTAGTAGTTGGTTTGGAGTTTGAGCAAGGCCTGCTTAACGTGGTTGCAGATCCAGACTATGCTACCAATCATTATATTTATCTTTTTTATACAACCGTGGGTAATCAGCCGGTTGATCAAGAAAATCGGGTTGATCGTTTTACGGTTAGTGTTGATGTGAGTGCGGGAACTTTTAATTTAGCCGATCAGCAAAATATTATTCGCTTACCTAAATCTGAAAATCCTGAACCTGGCACCAATCACAATGGGGGCGGGCTTTTCTTTAATGAAGCGGGGCAGCTGTTTATTGCCGCCGGCGATGCTGGTGGAAGTGGATCCGCCAATCCAACTTATGCCATCGCTCAAAATACCGAATTGAGTTTAGGCAAAATTCATCGGGTGATTCCCAATCATAATTCAGGGCAAGGGGGTTTTACCATTCCCAGTGGAAATATTGCTTCAACGAATTATCCTAGCATTTACGCCTATGGCCTGCGCAATCCCTTTACGATTACTTATCATCCGGGGCATTTATTTATGGGCGATGTGGGTGGTGGTTTTTATGAGGAAATTGATTTGGCGATGAGTGGTGGTTTGAATTTTGGTTGGCCTTTTACCGAAGGGCCAACGAACGATCCGCAATATGTCACTCCCATTGGGGGTTATTCGCACGAAGATACCACGCAGGAAGAAGAAGATCCTGCTGAAGATCCCGAAATGCACGCCCATTCGATTATGGTGGGGCACTTTTATACCGGTTCACAATATGGAAATTTTTTAGACAATGTATTGATCTATTCTGAATTTTATGAAGGTTGGGTGAGGGGCCTCACCCTTGAGCCTATGACAGGTGCGGTTTTGAATGATCGCCATTTGGCCCATCTGGCAGGCATGACCAGTGTGCAAATGGGGCCAGATGAGTTTCTCTATGCAGTATCGTTAGGTGAGTCGGCACGTATTTTAAGAATCGACCCGATTCTGCAATAAAATAGTTCAAAATGATAAATTTCTCATTTTGAGAATCGTAGTCATGGCATTCTCATAAAATCACCAAATTTTTCAATAAGTTATATTTTAACAAAAAAATCTCCTTCGGTATGAATCTTGCTTCTCTTAAGAATCGTCATCCCGCACTCGATGCGGGATCCGGCTTTTCTAATAGATTCCCGCTTTTGCGGGAATGACATGAGAGGGGTAAGGGATTATGAGAAATAATTTAAAGGCCTGGGGTATCGTAGGGGTGTTGGTTGTGTTGGTAGCCTGTTCGAGCGAACAAGGTGTGAATTCGCCTGATCCAAATTTGAACAACCAACCTCCTGCGATTCAAGGGGGGCCTAGCAATATAGCGGGGCCAACACCTTCAGCATCACCTTCACCTTCACCATCCCCCGCAGTTCGTGCAGAAGTTGAAAAGCACGACGTTATTTTACGTAGCATGAGCAATAAGAATGCTGCCATTAGGGTGATACGCGAGCTTTTTAATTATGGGCTAAGGGAAGCAGTGTATATGGCAGACAATATCCCTGTTCGTTTGGCAGAGTGCGTGAGCCAAGAAGAAGTTCAAACTTTACAAGATAAATTTAAAGATGAAAATGGCTACTTTGCAACACTTGATTCTGTTGCTTGCGGTGAAGGTGCACCTTTTGTGCGGATACCTCCTGAGGCTCCAGCTAATAATGTGGGTGGAGAAATTGCGCCTCCGATCGATCCCCGGTGGGAACGCCAGAATTCAAGTGTTGTTTTGAATGGCTATGATCCCAATTTTAGAGATAAACTCATTAGCAAACTTTCAGAAATGATGGAGCTCACTCTTCGAGAAGCTATAGGATTGGTTGATGATCTTAGAGATGTTCGCTTGGTGGTTGTTTCTTGTGTTACTGCTCATAAGGCAGAGACAACAGCAAGAGATTTAGAAAAAGTGGGTGGCGAGGTTCAAATTGTTGAAGGGAACTGTGGCGCAGATTGGACGGTTTTTTTGCTTGGGTTCCAGGCCGCCCGTGAAGAGCCCTTAATTGAACGGCTAGTCGAGATGACGGGGAGGGATCCACGAGAGCTTCGTCGCCGCATCAGAGGAATCAATGAAGATGCACCTTTTACGGTTCTTGAGTGTGTCAATCAAAATCAATCTAGGCTTGCCCTCAATTTATTAGCCCATGCCGGAGGGAATACAAGGTCCAACCGCCCGCCCAATGGCTGTGCGCAATAAAAGTTAAGATCTTATAATTTTTTTAACGCCATCAAGCATCTGCGATAACTCGGGTGCGTTTTTGCGGCGAGTGTAAAGGGCGCCAAAGACTGCGGCGAAGGTTCCGCCCACTGTGTTAAAAATCAAATCCCACATGGTGTTATCAAGGCTGTATTGGGTGTTACGCTTAAAAAGGTGGTCCACCGTAAATTCGCCGATCTCCCAAAGGCTGCCCACGGCCATAGCAAAGATGATGGTAAAAATGGCAATTAAGGGTAAACTTAAAACAACCTTGCCTGAATAATGAAAGCTAAAGACAATAAGAAATGCCAATAAAGCAATGATACTGGTGCCATAAAAATGCATGATTTTATCGAAATACCAAACATTATCGTAAAATCGCAAAACTTCGCCTAAGATGATATGTAAAAACAAGGCGAGCGAAATGAGGAGATCAAGTTCAAAGGGCAGGGTGACTTTAAGACTGCGATACCAGTAGGCTGGAAGCAGGGTGGCAAGCAACGATAACAAAACCCCAAAGATAAATAAAAAGTCGTGACGATAAAGCGAATAGGGGATAGCGCCAACAAGCCCTAAGCGAAAGGTCCATAGGATCATTCGGCGAAGCTTGGAGAGAATATTCATATGGGGACCTCTAAAAACGACCCATCTGCCGCGTTGCCCGCAAAGCCGCGATCCTCACGTATTTCCATATACGCTCCGGTCGCGTCTTTGCGGGCGCCTTGCATCTGGGCCCTTTTTAGAGGTCCCCCCAAATCCAAGTTTGCACTCAATGTGGCTCTTGCTGTCGCAAAGCCGGTCGTATCCCGCATTTCCCAGAACCCACTACTCCTGAAGGGGTTTGTGTTCACTTGACCCCCGACAACAAGTGTTCCATCTATGCCTTACGCCCAACTATTTGTCGAGTCGACAAACTTTATGAAACCATGGGGCAAGCCTTGCATATGACCCGCAAGCAATTTTATATTTACAATAACCAACTTTGCAATCAATGGATCCGCGAAGAAAAATTAGGCGATCATTTTCTGATTAATATGGTTGATTATATTCGCATGTATGGTTGATTATATTCGCATGAATGAGGAATAAGGTGAAATAAAGAAAGAGGTGTTTATGACCAACTTGCAAGGTAAAACCATTATCATCACCGGGGCAAGTCGTGGCATTGGCCGGGCGATTGCTTTACGGTGTGCCCAAGATAAGGCCAATATTGTTATTGCGGCTAAGTCAGCCACACCGCATCCTAAATTGCCTGGCACCATTTATACAGTGGCTAGTGAAGTAGAAGCTCTTGGCGCCAAGGTTTTACCCCTACAAGTTGATGTGCGTAGTGAAGAAGAAGTTGAGAAGATGGTGGAAGAGACGGTTAAAAAATTTGGTGGCGTTGATGCCCTGGTTAACAATGCGGGGGCCATTTTTTTAGCAGATACTCCCAGTACACCCATGAAGCGCTTTGACCTTATGCACGGTGTTAATGTGCGGGCAGTTTATTTATGTTCGCAAAAAGCCCTGCCTCATTTGAAGAAGGGAAAGAACCCGCATATTTTAAATCTTTCCCCACCCCTTAGTCTGGATCCCAAATGGTTAAAAAATCATTTGGCCTATAGCCTTTCAAAATATGGCATGTCGCTTTGTACGCTTGGAATGAGCGCTGAATTTGAACCCTATGGGATTGCCGTTAATTCCCTTTGGCCAAGGACCCTCATTGCCACTGCGGCCGTCGATTGGCTCATGGGTGAAGCGGGCATTAAACAAAGTCGCAAACCTGAGATCATGGCCGATGCGGCCCATGAGATTTTGTGCAAAGAGAATCGGCAAGTAACCGGGCAAACCTTAATTGACGAAGATGTCTTGCGACAAGCGGGTATGAAAAATTTTGACCAATACGCCCATGAACCTGGCGAAACCTTGATGCCTGATTTATATGTTGAGTAAAAAACTGAGAATGAAGATTGCCACGCTTCATCATGGGTCCCCGCCGGAGTTTACCCCTGCGCAGGCAGGGGCGGGGATGACATTGCTCGCAATGACACCATAGGTGTTACTGATTCAAAAACGCATGCAAGGCCTCAAGGTCATTTTTCAAAAATGACATGGGTTGCATGAGTTTGGTATCTCGCTTAGGTTTATAATTAGCTGGATACTTTGCCTCTAAAACTCTAGCAGTAAGTAGCTCTAATGATGAGCCATGGTTGGCAGGGCCGATGGGGCCATCAAGCTTTGGGTCTTTGTTGTGACAAGCAATGCAGTTGGCCATGTAAACAGACTTGCCTTTTTCGGCCAAACTCATTTCGGGCCCACCTGAAGGTGGTTTGGGGGTACAGCCCAATAAAAGCCCTATCCATAGAAGATGAACAAAATATCTCATGCTAACACCTCAATAATTGCGTAAAGAACAATCGTTAAAAGCAAACCACAGTGGATAACACCTTTAATGGTTGCTAAGGGGCCCAACTTACCACGAATTGCATTGAGTTCAAGCAAAACGATGATGGCGATCATGGGTAAGGCTAAATGTTCGAGTTTGACATCGGCGATAAAGCTGACGGGTAAATGACTGGCGGCACCCATGAAAAAAAGCATGGGGATTGAGAATAGGGTATTGGTTCGCGAGGCCAGCAACCCTTTGGCGCCCGCGGCAGCAGCCTCAGGGAGGGCAGCGCCTCCTTTAAGAACTTGTTCTGCCGAAGCGATGACTTTCTTTTGATTAGGCCAAATAATCAGCCACACGTTGAGGAACATGAACGTACCCAATAAAGCACCGGTTAAAATCAACACGCCATAGGGGGACTTGAATTGTTCCCAACCTGAACTCCCACCGCGGTGCAATAGAATGGCTAAGCCTGAAACAAAGGTGAACATCGCGCCCCAACGAAACCACCACAGGGCCCGTGGCACCAGTTTGCCAATCGCGGCATTTTTGACATTGGCCTCGGTTTCTTTAAACCATTCGCCTTGCACAAAGTTAAAGTAGTACAGAAGGCCTATCCAGGTAACACCGGCTAAAAGGTGGATCCAACGTAAAATGAATTGACTCCCAGCGGGAGTAAGTATGGCGATTTCCATAAAAAGCTCTCCTTCCTATTTACGGGGCTGTTGAAAAACGCCCATCTACGGCTGCCTTGTATCTGGGCATTTTTGAACAGCCCCAAGAAACAACATTTTTCAAGACTCCTAATATAATTTAAGGGCAGTTTAAAACATGGTGTCATTGAAAAATCAAACAAATTAAATGCTTATTAATATGGGTTTTAAATAACCCACCCCAATTTTGTTTTTATACTTGTTAATGTACAAATAATGGAGTTAAAATGAACTATCTTTTTTCGGGGGCATTTTATTTTATAGAAAATCAAGGGGGTCTTATGGGCGGTCTTTTTCAACGTTATTCAACGTTCCTACTTATCTTACTCACATTAACTTGGTCAGCTTGTGGTGGGCGAGCTAGCAGCACGGCCTCTTCAGGGGTCGATCTCAATTCAACCCTTGCGGTCATTGATGCTCAAGACGATAGCACCGGTTCCGATTTGATGAAGGCTTTAATAACCAATAGCCCCATGCTGTTTGCCCTTTCAGACGTTCCCTTGACAGCCGATTATTATACTTTGCCAACTAATATTTGGGTTTATGATCCGACCGTGGCACCCCTTGACCTCATTAACGAAATTTTATGTTCACTCGATCAAACCGCCCATGATCAAATGGTCAACCGAGGGGCCTATAAAGCCCAAGTCGATTTTGCCCTTTGTAATAAAGACAAAGACCAGTCAGGCAGTTCCAACGATCAATCGGCCGGTAATTCTTCGGAGCAAGAACTTGAATATTGGACCGTTTTATCGACCCGTGGCAGTGCCTCCGATCCTGAAATTGTGAAGGTATGGATTCCCTTTGCCGGAGACGACAGTGAAGGTGCCAGTAGCACGGGTAGTAGTGAAGAGGAAAGTGAAAGCTCATTACTGCTGGGCTATGGTGAGATTGTGAGTGGGCCAACCTCAGCGAATCCCAATGGAGTGTTTCAAATACACTTTAAAGAAAGCGCAACGGATGGTTCAGTGGGTCCAACCATGAATGGGAAGTTGGGGAGTTCTTTTGATGCGACGACCAGTGAGAATACCTTAACCATGCGCATGTTAGAAAGTGGCTCTGAATTTTCATTTAGTTCAGGTGCTACAATTGTTAAAAATACCACCAGTAAAACCTTACAAGGTATTTTGAGCGAATCCTTTTCGGGTGGGGGATTTAGTAAATCCTACGAACATAAGATTGCTGCCAATGAAAACTTTGTGAAGGGTACCTCCACTGAAGATGGGGCTGCTGAATCAAAGTGTAAAAATCGTAAGGCATATAACACCTATGTTTATCGATATAGTTTATTTGATTTCACGACCGGTAGCCAAATTGATCTCGATAATCCAGGGATTCCGCTTATCTATACTAACAGCAATGGGGAGAGTAATTTTTGCTATGCGAGCTATTGGGGCCTTTGGTGCGATCGAGATGAGTACCCCAGTAGTGGTGGTACGTTGACTGGAGAAGAAGATGGGTCCACCTATACCTTCTTGGGTGGTGATTTCCGAGTTATCAAACGTACTCGCGAAACAATGGCCTTGGCTGATTTTATTAATGTGCGGTTGGATTGGTGGATTAATGATCAGGCTATTCAAATAGTCTGGACAGGCTCTGTTTTTCAAGAAGTAGCCGAATGTACTTTTACAATGGGAAAAACCTGTACAGACTTAAGCTCCCCTGAGACCATTGATATTTCAAGTTTTGGTGGCAATATGGTCTATTTCTGGTTGGATGGTGTAGGAAGTATCAACGTGCCCATTGTATCTTTTACCAATTCAAGTGCTGTTTATGTGACGGCTGAAGATAATGTTAACTCGGCTGACGCATTGTTTAGTTCGGGTACAGCAACCTTGTATGGTGGGTACCAACAAATTAAACCTGATTTAACCGATAGCACCTATTCCGATCCTTATTTACCCACTTTAGAAGGGGGCGCCTATACACTTCAAATTGACCCTACTACCTGGACGGCAACCTATGTGGCCAATGCTAGTGGTACGATCAATACCGATAACCTTACTTCGGCGGCAGCCACGACGGGGCAAAATACTTGGGGTGTGCATTCTGGGGATCTTTATACTTCTACTTCAGCCCTTCAAGATGCTGAGAACCAAACCATCTATTATCAAATCGAAACCGGGCCCAATGCTTGGAATACTCACCGTGAGATCCAGCTCAATGGGGCGGCGGTAGCCTTTGACCGGCCATTGAAGTGTTCTTATACGTATACCGATCCCGACACCAGTATTGCTCAACTCTATCAAATGGAATACGGTGGGGCAGGGGATTTCTGGGGGGTTCCATGGGAAGAGGTAGCCGACGGATTGTGGAGACCTAAATTTACCATTCCGGATGGTGATTCTGTCACCTGCAAAGATAGCGATGGGAACGAAACCACTTATCTCGTGCGTGCCCTTGATAAAGAGCAACAGTTACAAGACGCCGATGAAAGTAATTGTGCAGGTTTGAGCACCGAGTTTAATTTGAGCCTGCCCGATACTAATTTTACAGATCCCAATATTGGTGATCTTCCGGATGCTGAATTAAAGGTCATTCAAGGGGTTGTTATTGGTAATTAGTATCAATAGTGTCATCTATGGATCCCGGGTCTAAGGCCCGGGATGACGCAACGCCGTCATGCCGGACCTTGGATCCGGCATCCATTCGGGGTTGTTCGTTAATCAACATAACCTAATTTT from Deltaproteobacteria bacterium includes these protein-coding regions:
- a CDS encoding urate hydroxylase PuuD, which gives rise to MEIAILTPAGSQFILRWIHLLAGVTWIGLLYYFNFVQGEWFKETEANVKNAAIGKLVPRALWWFRWGAMFTFVSGLAILLHRGGSSGWEQFKSPYGVLILTGALLGTFMFLNVWLIIWPNQKKVIASAEQVLKGGAALPEAAAAGAKGLLASRTNTLFSIPMLFFMGAASHLPVSFIADVKLEHLALPMIAIIVLLELNAIRGKLGPLATIKGVIHCGLLLTIVLYAIIEVLA
- a CDS encoding NAD(P)-dependent oxidoreductase is translated as MTNLQGKTIIITGASRGIGRAIALRCAQDKANIVIAAKSATPHPKLPGTIYTVASEVEALGAKVLPLQVDVRSEEEVEKMVEETVKKFGGVDALVNNAGAIFLADTPSTPMKRFDLMHGVNVRAVYLCSQKALPHLKKGKNPHILNLSPPLSLDPKWLKNHLAYSLSKYGMSLCTLGMSAEFEPYGIAVNSLWPRTLIATAAVDWLMGEAGIKQSRKPEIMADAAHEILCKENRQVTGQTLIDEDVLRQAGMKNFDQYAHEPGETLMPDLYVE
- a CDS encoding retropepsin-like domain-containing protein, with product MNKIESYRYDPRKDIIHIPGYIWGPLGEQRVKLAFDPGAYRTIVNTSLTDSLGYQANPKSRGVSTSSIVGREWGYTLVVQKLSILSFEFANVEIACFDLPEKYDIDGLIGLDLIEKFEITLRHKDRWIQFRLLD
- a CDS encoding ribosomal protein L7/L12, coding for MRNNLKAWGIVGVLVVLVACSSEQGVNSPDPNLNNQPPAIQGGPSNIAGPTPSASPSPSPSPAVRAEVEKHDVILRSMSNKNAAIRVIRELFNYGLREAVYMADNIPVRLAECVSQEEVQTLQDKFKDENGYFATLDSVACGEGAPFVRIPPEAPANNVGGEIAPPIDPRWERQNSSVVLNGYDPNFRDKLISKLSEMMELTLREAIGLVDDLRDVRLVVVSCVTAHKAETTARDLEKVGGEVQIVEGNCGADWTVFLLGFQAAREEPLIERLVEMTGRDPRELRRRIRGINEDAPFTVLECVNQNQSRLALNLLAHAGGNTRSNRPPNGCAQ
- a CDS encoding c-type cytochrome yields the protein MRYFVHLLWIGLLLGCTPKPPSGGPEMSLAEKGKSVYMANCIACHNKDPKLDGPIGPANHGSSLELLTARVLEAKYPANYKPKRDTKLMQPMSFLKNDLEALHAFLNQ
- a CDS encoding PQQ-dependent sugar dehydrogenase, yielding MYRWMMGGVFVFAIITMIGCSNNQASDPLQTTENPTPTPSPTSPPPPTVTPEDTVIGIKFTEVGDEFSAPMLVDLEFLPGTNGELITISLDGNIYYLTSDFKILSQSQNLVVGLEFEQGLLNVVADPDYATNHYIYLFYTTVGNQPVDQENRVDRFTVSVDVSAGTFNLADQQNIIRLPKSENPEPGTNHNGGGLFFNEAGQLFIAAGDAGGSGSANPTYAIAQNTELSLGKIHRVIPNHNSGQGGFTIPSGNIASTNYPSIYAYGLRNPFTITYHPGHLFMGDVGGGFYEEIDLAMSGGLNFGWPFTEGPTNDPQYVTPIGGYSHEDTTQEEEDPAEDPEMHAHSIMVGHFYTGSQYGNFLDNVLIYSEFYEGWVRGLTLEPMTGAVLNDRHLAHLAGMTSVQMGPDEFLYAVSLGESARILRIDPILQ